CCCGTCACGGGTTACTACATTCAGAATCGAGGAGAGTCTGCCGCCATATTCGGAGGTGAAGCCCCCTTTGTAAAACTCGAGCATCTTGATCATCTCCGGATCGATTACAGAAAACAATCCAAGGGCATGAAACGGGTTATAAAGCACCGATCCGTTAATTACAACGGCATTTTGATCACTTCCACCTCCTCTGACATAGTACCGTGCAGTAATGTCCCCGGTGGATGTAACCCCGGGCGATACTTTTAGTGCCCTGAGCATGTCGGCTTCGACTCCTGCGGGAACCGACTTGATCTGCTGGAGCGGTATCTGCTCTATGCTTATGGAGGGGTCGTTAAGTTCGGGTCTTCGAGTCCCCGTGATCGAAACTTCATCAAGAGTGATTGCTGACGGCATCAGGGCGATGTTCAGTTGAGTAATCGTGTTTTTGATTATCCTCACTTCAACTTCACGGGTAATATATCCGATATTTGAAATTCTTATGGTATGCTTCCCTGTAGAGATACCGGGGATAAAATAATATCCCTGCAAATCGGTTGATGCCCCGCGGCTTGCGCCGACAAGAATTACATTTGCAGAAATAATGGAGTTACCGTTCGTTGAATCTGTTACAAAACCTCTTAGAGTACCTGTGCTTTGTGAGAAGAGGAGAGTCTGAAGAATCAAGGAGGCAAAAACCAGTTGCTTGAGTGAGATGTTCTTTGTCAAAAGGGAGACTTGTTTTGTTAATTTTAATAGTTTTGTTATCAAATTTAATCATTTTTACCCTTTTTTAAGAGAATGGTAAAAATTTAGTGTTAATCGTCCGATTTTATTTATTTTTGCCTGATACATTCTACGAGAGATTGAAATGAAGAGAATTCTGGTTGTTGATGATGAAGAATCGAATATTCTGATACTAAAAACAGTGCTTGCTGATTGCGGCTATCAGATTTTCAAGGCGAATAACGGGGAAGAGGCTCTCAGGCTTCATCAGGCAGAACCTTTTGATATGATAATTACCGACTGGATGATGCCCCTAATGGACGGGATTATTCTCACCTCGACCATCAGGCTTCATCGTATCGGGAGCCCGGTTATCATTCTGATTACTTCACTCGCGATTGAAGGAGCCCGGGAGAGGGCAATGATGTGTGGCGCCGACTTCTATCTTCAGAAGCCGCTGGTTCCTGATGTGGTAAGGAACATGGTCAGCAACGGATTCAAAAGACAGGAATCGGGAAATGTAAAAATCAGGATACCCGAAGCGACGGCGATCAGACAGTCTGTCCCTTTTTCTGCAGTCGGAATTGCAGCCAGTACCGGTGGTCCCGCTGTTCTCGTGGAGTTTATGAAAACCCTCACTCTGGACAGCAGATTAAGCTATTTCATTGTTCAGCACGGACCTGACTGGATGATTGAGACTTTTGCAAAAAGCCTTGCGAATCTTACGAAGCATGAAATAATTTTGCCCGATGAGAGACAACCGGTGAAGCCGGGGAAAATCTACCTCGCTCCCGGTGACTTCCACCTGACAATCGAAAGCAACAGCCTCACTTTCCGGCTCGAAGACACTCCACTGATAAATTTCGTAAGACCTTCGGCTGACCCTCTGTTTTATTCGATTGCCAATTCGTTCGGCATTAAATCGATGGGTGTGGTTTTGTCGGGTATGGGGTGCGACGGATCAGCAGGTGCAGCGAAAATAAAATCAGTCGGCGGACAGGTATTTGTGCAGGACCCTGCCGAGGCAGTCGTGCCATCGATGCCACAGGCAACTCTGGACCTGGAGGCAGGCATAAGGAGTTATAAAGCAGGCGAAATAAACGATCAGATTAGAAACAGGTTACGGCAAATCAGTTCGATCGCATATACTTGAGAGCCTTAAACAAGCTGTCAAATTTATGAATTTCACCGAACCTGATTTCATTCACACCCACTTCAGATGCAACAATTATAACATCTGCCAGGTTATGAAATATGCCATGACCTGCAATCCCGGCTCTTGAGTCAAGAAGTTTCGAGAGTTTGTTTGCATCCGGTATCTCACCAAAATTTGTATCCAGTATATAGTTGCCGTTATCGGTTATATAGGGGTCGCCGGAAGCGTCAAGTCTTAATTGTGATACAGCATTCAGGGTTTTAAGGTATTCAGCCTCTACTGCTGCTGCCATCGGGAAAACCTCAAGCGGCACAGCCCATCTTTCTCCAATTTTCTCGGAAAGTTTTGATTCGTCAACGATGATTACCCTGAGTCCTGAGTTCTGTGCAACAATTTTTTCCCTTATGAGTGCTCCGCCTCCTCCTTTTATCATGTCGAATGCACCGTCGACTTCGTCAGCACCGTCGATATAGATATCAAGAGTGGTAACCCGTGAAAAAGTAATCAGGGGAATTCCAAGTTCAGTAGCGATTTTTTCGGTAGCACTTGAGGTCGCAATGCCCTCAATATTCTTTAGTGTACCGTTTTTTAGGTTGTTTGCCAGGTGTTCAAGAGCGAATTTTACAGTGGAGCCTGTGCCCAAACCAACCTTGTAGCCGCTTTTCACATATTTCAGTGAAGCGAGGGCTGCCAGTTCTTTGAGAGTATCAGTTTTGGTCATAGTAACCGGTTACTTAAATTTTCAACAATGATTTCTAAAAATACGGAATTACCCGTTTACATATTTAAATTCTGTGAGTAAAAATGCAAAAAATTCTTAACTTTTCTACACTTCTTCTTATCGCTTTGTTCCTGTCGGGATCAAAGATAACTGACACCCCGAAACCGTGGGTTTTTAATCCGGTTCTGCCTTCCGAAATTACTGTTTTTGGTGAAAGAGTTCCCCTTGAAGACCCTGAGGTGAGGGAGAGAGTTGAGAACGAAATCATACTTATGAGCAGACAGGAGCACCTGATGCTTCGCTATTTTAAGAGATCGGGGAAGTGGTTCAAAAAATTTGATGAAATCCTCACCCGCGAGGGTGTCCCCACAGATTTTAAATATCTTGCTGTTGTCGAAAGCGGACTTGACAACCTTGTTTCATCAGCAAAAGCTGCAGGATTCTGGCAGTTCCTCGACGAGACTGGTCGTCAGTTTGGATTGAAAATAAATCAGGAGATCGACGAGAGATATGACCCTGAAAAATCTGCCATGGCAGCGGTAAGATACCTGAAAATGGCAAAGGGTAAATTTGGTACATGGGCAGCGGCTGCCGGTTCGTATAACTGTGGAATGGGTGGCATGGAGACGAGAATCGCTTCCCAAAAAACGAGGGGATATTACGATCTCCTCCTTCCCGATGAGACAATGAAGTATGTCCCCAGAATTGCCGCCATGAAACTGATTTTTGAAGATCCTGCAAAATATGGCTACATCGTGAACGAGAACGACTACTGGAAACCGAACGCAGGCAGGGAAATACAAATAACCGAGACCATCAGTGACCTCGCAGCATACGCAGTCCAGAATGGTACAACATACAAAACCTTGCGCTACCTGAATCCATGGATCAGAGGCACGAAACTGACCGCTGCAAAAGGTTCGCCGGTTACCATCAAACTCCCGTAGGTTGAAAAGGAGTCAAACTTCAAATATTCAATTCTGGTCGCCGGAATCGTGAGAAAAAACCGAATCGACAAACTCCTTTAGTTCTGCCTTGGAGAATGGCTTCGCGAGATAATGGGAAAACCCGTGTTTGATAAAGATGTCTTCCTGCCCCGACATGGCATAAGCAGTAATTGCCACTTTGGGGATTTTTGAATATTTGGGGTCGTCTTTTATTTTCTGAACGAAGTCGATCCCTGAGATTCCCCGTCCGAGATTGATATCCAGCAAAAACGCATCAAAATCCTTGTCTCCAAGCTGTTTAAGTGCCTTTTCAGCTGATCTATAAGTTTCGATATCATAGTCAGATTCGAGTACCTTGGTGGTAAACCAGATGGAGGCATCATCATCTTCAACGAAAAGAATTCTTTTCCTCCCTTCTGTGGTTGTTTTATTTTCGTTCTTGCCGGTATTTATTTCATCCACCTGCATAGTCTTTGATCTATTCTCAATCTCACACCATGGAAGGGTAATGGTGAAAACCGTTCCGAATCCAAGCCGGCTTTGTAATTCAATATTACCCCCAAGGAGATCAATATATTTTTTTACAATTGAGAGTCCTAAACCTGTCCCTTCAAACTGCCGGCCGTATCCTTCGCTCGCCTGACGAAACTCATCAAAAATCAGACTTTGTGCATCTTCCGGAATTCCGATACCGGTATCCGAAACTTTTATCAATGCCTTTTTGTCTCCATCAATCTCGAGAACCCCGGTTTCTATCTTCACTTCTCCCCGGTGAGTAAACTTGATTGCATTATTTACGAGGTTGTTTACTATACTGTCGAGCAGTCTTCTGTCCGCAATCACTCCGGCTTCCGGGTCTGAGTGTACAATCCTGAAAGCAAGCCCCTTCCCCTCCGCAAAAGCCCGGAAGGATTCGAAATCCTCTTCAACGACAGATGCGAGGCGCAATTTTTCCTCCTCGACCTCCTCCTTGCCTGATTCCACTCTAGCGAGGTCAAGAATAAGATTAAGGGTGCCCATCAATCTGACTCCGGATCGAAGTATCGACTCAACAACACTTAGAATTTCCTCATCCGTCACCATATCTTTGAGAACCTCTGTAAATCCCATCACCCCGTGGAGAGGAGTACGAAGTTCATGACTCATGTTCGCGAAGAAGCTCGATTTAGCCCTGTTTGCCTCTTCTGCCCTGTCTTTTGCTTCCATGAGTTCTTTTTCCAGATGGACACGGTCGGTGATGTCTCTTGTGATACTGATGAAATACTTCATTCCATTGAGTTCGATAACACTTGCCGACATCAAACCGTACTTTGTCCTACCATCTTTGTGCTTAAATTCAATCTGGATGTTCGTCGCACTGCCCTTCTGCATGATGTGCTCTGCGAGCCTGTTCCTGTATTCCGGTGTCGGTAGAAGCCTCAGATTTAACGCTGTATTACCCGTCACTTCCTCCTCAGCATGCCCGGTTATTTCAAGAAGACCCTGATTGTAGTCAACAATCCTGCTGGAGACCAGCTCTGTAATCATGATGGCATCTGGAGAGGTATAAAATGCCTTTGAAAATTTCTCTTCAGAAAGAGCGAGTTGTTTTTCCCGGTTTCTTATCTCGGTTCGGTCTTTGAAAACCAGAACCACACCTGTAACTTCGCCGGTTTCCAAATTATGAATTGGTGACGCACTGTGAGAGATGGGGATTTCCTCACCCGTTTTGGTGTTGAGCAGTGTATACTCAACCGATTTAACCACATCTCCTGTTTTTATTACTTCTTCAACGGGATTTTTGGCGTGATGACGGGTTGCATCATCCAAAATGTGAAAAACTGTTTCAATATTTTCTCCCCTGACTGAATCAAGACTCCACCCCGTCAACTGCTCTGCGTTTTGATTCATCTGTCTGATTTTACCGTCAGGGTCTGTCGTTATTACTCCATCTCCGATACTGTAAAAGATGGTTTTATACTCCTGACCAATTTTGTTAAGTTCCTGTTCCTTCTTTAGAATTGTGCTCAGGTACCGGCTGTTTTTTGATGAAAAATAGTAGCCAAGACTGATAAAAAGTGTCATCAGTGATAAACCAATTGTCGCAGAAAGGAGGATGGTGTCTTTTTCAATATTTGAAACAACTTCTTCTACATCCACTTTCGCTGTAAATATCCAGTTTGTCTCCCTGATTATTTTTATAACCGAAAGCACCTCTTTGCCCCGGTAATCTACCCCTTTAAAGCTGCCTTCAAAGCCTTTACTTCCTTTTACAACCGGACGATCCTCAATTTGATTACTGACTTTTAAATTTAATGGTGCATCCTCCATAAATTTTAAGGGACTTAGATAGGTCACTGAATCACCATGTGTGGTCGAAATTATGGATTCCCCGGTCGGAGAACTTACAGGCCATTTTGTGAGGATGGGGAAAAGGTGAATTGCCGGATTTGTCCTGAACACTAAAAACAATCTTTTGCTGTTCCCTCTTTTATCGAGAGGAACAATAAAATCAAAACGGTAATTTGAGTCCGAGCGGGATTTATAGATAGCTGTGAAGGAAATTATTTTGGAAGTATCAATATCCTTAATTTCATGTTGCAGTTCTGCTTCGCTGCTCCGGGATAAATCAGTCTTAACCATTATTTGACCGGATTCTTCAATTACAATAATGTCCTGATAACCAAAATTTGTTTTTACCCTGCCAAACCTCTCAACCAGTTTCGCCCTGATGGAGGAGTCCCCCGGAGTTTGCTGTAACTGATAGAGTTCGCTACCCATCAGAGGACTGCTCCTGAAGAACTTCGCATTATTCGTCCTCTCCTTCAACCAGGTCAAGATCATATCCATTTTGTAGTCGGTAATAGCCTGCAACTCTGAATATTTTCTCTTTATTACATCCTTTTTTTCATTGTTGTAGTGAAGAAACCCAAAAACAATGGAGATGCAAACAGCCACAGTTCCAAGGATAATTGCTATACGGTACTTCAACAATTTTTCTTTGAGAATATTCATATTAATGGTGTTCCGGTTTGGATGATTCAGCTTAAATCAGGTTTTGCATCCATCACAGCCGTCACGAAACAAATCACCGGTTGCGGATTGCAAATTTTACAAATGAAATATATGTAAAACTGTTCCAATTCGATTGCAATTTAGACGAAATACAGCTCCTGCACGATGAAACAGATAAAAAAAGGGCTGCTCTGAAAAACAAAGCAGCCCGGATAAGAGTTTTATTCCTGCAGATTTTTATTTGAGCAGGGTGAATTTCTTTGTTGCCTTAAAGCTGCCGGCTTCGATCTTGTAGAGATAAACACCGCTGGCGAGTTTTGAAGCATCGAATGAAACATTGTATGTTCCGCTCTGATGGAATCCGTTAACAATCGTTCCAACTTCTTTACCAAGTATGTTGTATACTTTTATCGAAACAACACCTGCTTCAGGAATTGTATAGCGAATGGTAGTTGTCGGGTTGAACGGGTTCGGGAAGTTTTGTGCAAGGTGGTAGCCAGTAACTGCAGAACCGTCGGTGACATCAGACGGAGTATCATTCATCAGTCTGACATTTACAAACGGATTGTAATTATTTGCACCAACTGTTGCAACTGCAGTAACAGCATTCATGAAATCAGGTCTGTCCGGTACGACAGTGTACTGACCCGGTAAAACGCCGTCGAGAACGAAGTTGCCGTTTTTATCGGTCATGGCGAAAGCCACAACTTCATTGTCGGAATCGATTGCATAAACAAACGATTCTGAAGCAGCTTCGGTCAATCCTGCCATCACCTTACCCGATATCCAAGCAAAACCACTGTCGGGTCTTGCACGAACCGTAAAGTTGATATTCGAAATGAGAGTTGTTTCGTCAACAACTACCGAATCAGCCTGACTTCTTCTGTAAGCCTGAGCTCCGTCATATCTGAAGTAGGTTGGTTTATAGTTGCCTTGTGGTTTTACAAAAAGAATATACTCACCGGGGACGAGATTTGCGAATGCATAACTACCGAGTGAATCGGTATGCACTGCATAATGCTTCTGTCCGAAGAGATTCCCTTCAACTCTGTAAGCGGAAACATATCCCGGTACAGGAGTACCGACTGTATCCACAACGGTTCCGCTGATGCCATTTGCATAGACAGGAAGAGGATCCATTACGAAATCGATGCCGGTAACATTTCCGCTGATTCCGATTTTATCCGCTTCAGTTATGACTCTTTTATTGTTGTAGAACTCGGGGAAATAGGCAAATCCGGGAGCCTTTGCATAAACAATAACGGTGTCATTTTCTTTAACAGGCACGGAGTAGTTGCCAAGACTGTCGGTGTGGGTTCTTTTCACCATGTAATGATAGTTGTTCAACCTCACTTTGTAAACATAAATCTCAGCCCTCTGAGCAGCACCCTGATCGTTGGTAACTGTACCGGTGAGGGTATATGTTGCCGGCGGAACGAAGGTTGCAAGATCAATGGCGAGATTAACGGAATCGCCCTCTGCCAGTACCACAGGTGTTGCATTTGCAAAAGAGGTAACATTGTCATAATATTCAGAGATATAGCCCGGCTTCGTGGTCTGTACAAAATATGTGCCGGTTAAGACGGTTAATGAGAATGTTCCATCTGTTTTGGTTTTTGCTGAACGCATGTAATTGGATGTTTGTGAAAACACCTTTACAAATGCATCTTTCAAAGGAGCACCTGTTGCATTAAGAACAGTTCCTGTGATTTTAGCATAAGCCGGTGGAGGTGGCGGTGGTGCCAGAGTGATTTCTACTGTGTTTGAAGGATCACTTGTTGCTGCATTTGTATAAGCCACAACGAAATACTGATATGTAGCTCCGGGGAGTACCCGTGTGTCACTAAACCTTTTATCCCAAAGGTTGGAAGCGATAACTACAAAATTAGTACTGTCCGCATGTTTCTTGAATACTTTAAAACGGACATAGTTGCCGGGTGTTGGGGGTGCATATTTCCAGACAAGACTTACGAACTTGCCATGATGACTTGCGCCACCCTCGGTTGCCTTTAAACTATCCGGTGGTGCCAGTTGCGAGAACACCGGAATTGTCGCGAACACAAATACTGCAAGCATGAAAGTTGCAAGTTTTTGACGCATAAGACTCCTTATAAGTTGGTTAAAAAAAATAAACTGCCAATCCTTAAACTTGGACATCTTAAACCGGACAAGGGTTTAAAAAATTATCAAACTTTTTTGGGGAGGTAAAATTACACATTTATTTCTTTTTTTGCCGTGATTCAGCAGAAAAACCTTTCTTAAATCTGCTTCAATCTCCCCTTTTTTCGATAAAATGCCCTTTTTTGTCGGTGAATTTACCATTATTATATTCACTTTTCCCGATCATACTGAAAATGCTGACTTCTAAAGGTTAATTTCATATTTTTGCCATTGGCTTTAGCCTTATTTTTTCTTTTTTTAATCAATCAGAGACTGAAATGGAAAACGAATTTGAACGGGAAGACGAATTTCAACCCGAAGAACTTTCTTTTGGCGACAAAATAACAGGCGTAATAACAAGCCCTGCTTCAACTTTTGAGTCGATCGCAAAATTTGAAATAAAAACATCCGACTGGCTTGTCCCCTTGTTAATCCTGCTCGCAGGAGCCGTACTCTTCACCATACTGAAATTTACTGATCCTCAGGTAAAGGCTGATCTGTGGGCGAAGCAGAAGGCACAAACTCTTGAACAACTTAAAAAAGAAAACAAGAGTGCGGATGAAATAAGGAAAATGGATGAACTCATGGAACAGCAAAAGAACATGATGAGCGGACCGCTTGGTTATGTCTTCATGGGAATACCGATTTTTATCGGTGGTTTCATTATGTTTTTTATTGCTGCCGCGATCTACCTGGCACTCGCAAAACTGATCCTTCATTCACCCATTAATTACAAAGGGATGATGGTGGCATACTCTCTGCCGGCTTTAATACCTCTTGCGGGAATGGTGATCACGACAATTCTTACACTCCTTCTCTCGACCATGTATGCAGATACCTCCCTTGCTACATTTCTCGGTATTGAGAAAGGACCCGAAAAAAGCTTCCTGGCGATACTCGATCCATTCAAGCTTTTCAGTTGCTATCTCACGGGAATTGGAATGGCAAAGCTCTCCAATTCGCAAGAGACAAACAAATATGTGATTTTTTCAATCGGGGTACTTGTTGCTTTCTATCTGATTCTTGGTTCATTAAGCATGGCTTTCCCAGGATTGCAAAGTTTCGGGTTGTGACATGGAACAGGTGGCTTCACTTATCCAGGCGATGCTGGCACCGGGAATCATGATTTCCGCCTGCGGTTTGCTTATCCTCGGTATGAACAACAAATATTCGCTCGTGGTCAACAGGATCAGAGCGCTAAATGAAGAAAAGAGGAGATACGCAAAAGCGGCAGACACGAAGGAATTCGAGTATTTTGATGAGATTCGACTGAAAAGCATTTCGGTGCAACTCAACTCACTCATTATCCGGCTATCACTCGTAAAAAATGCCGTGGTATGCTATTCAGTCGGAGTGGGTTGCTTTGTAATCACTTCGATCTGGATCGGAATCGGTATGGTTGTCACCAAAACAGAACTGCTGAATTTCGGTATTATCTCGATAGTTTTCTTTGTTCTCGGGATGACCATTGTGCTTGCTGGAATTACCTTCGCTGCCAGAGAATCGATTAAAGGATATGAAATAGTCAGTTTTGAATTGAAGGCGGACGAATAAACGGATGACAGAGGAAGAATACCTTTCCCCGGAGAATATGATCAGGCTTTATTCGATGGGGGCTTTTCCCATGGCAGAAAGCAAGGACTCTCCGGAGGTAAACTGGTATATTCCGAAATCGAGAGCGATAATTCCTCTGGATAACTTCAACATACCAAGATCGCTGAAAAAAACAGTTAGAACGGGAACATTTGAGATCAGGATCAACGATGATTTCGACCGGGTTATCGACGGCTGTGCCGACAGGGAAGAAACCTGGATAAACGCTCCGTTAAAAGACGCATACAGAAATCTTTTCGAGATGGGCTATCTCTATACTTACGAGGTGTTTCAGTCTGATGACCTGCTCGGAGGCCTTTACGGCATCTGCCTTGGGGGTGCTTTTTTTGGTGAGTCGATGTTTACAAAGAAAAGTCAGGGCTCGAAAATAGCCCTGACTTTTCTAATAAACCGTTTGATCAAAAGGGGTTTTGTTCTGCTGGATGTGCAACTGATGAATCCGCATCTGAAAATGTTCGGGGCTGTAGAGGTACCTGAAGATGACTATAACCACCTCCTTCACAAGGCACTCGCGACCCGTACCGGATTTCTTTAGTCTGCGGTTATCCTGCCGTGTTTTTTCATAATCCTTTCCCACTCCTCCACTTCAAGCACTTCCGACTCGTCAATCAGCATAACGGGGATGTCGTTCTCTATTCTGTACCTGCGACGGGTATTTTTATCGGTTGAAACCAGAAAGTCACCCTCGAGAACGAGGTCGGCTTTTGTTTCGGGACAGCACATAATACTTAACAGTTCTTCTGAAATCATTTTATTTCCTTGTATTCCTTTAATCTGCCTAACGATTCCGCCCAGTAAAAGAGTTCCGTTGCGGCTTCCCGTTCAAGTTTTGTAACTTCCGGATTTGTAAGAGCGGTTACAAGCTTCTCAATCATGAGTTTGTAATGCTCTCTGAAATTCTCCTTTAAAAACAGGCCGTCTTCAATTTTGTTTTGTGAATATGCAAAAGCAAAAGCTTCCGTGAAGGAATTGTAGTCCTTCACATCACCCGGACGGGTCTGTGGAACTGAAGCACATCCAGCTAAAAAGAGAATGAGTAAAACTGATATGACGGTTTGGTGTCGGCGGTTCATAACCTTAAATAATTAATATTCAAAATTAGAGAACCGCCGTCAATTATAAAAATCAGAAAATCCAGGTGAGAGTTACTCTGTATGCATCAGAGAAGAAGGGGGCTTCTGTATCGAAGGGCCAGTTCATCTTCTCTTGTCTGAGCTCATATGCACCGTATGAGAGTGCATTTTTCAAAAGAAAATAAACTATTGGGGTGGCTCCGGGAGAAGACTTGTGTATTCTTGCCACAAATTCATCAATCAAACCGTGTCCTATCTCTTCGATAATGGAACTGCCTGCCCAGTACCAGAACATGGTTCTCGGATAAACAATCGATCTCTGCCAGCCGGCTCCAAGCTCCAAAGTCTCGTTGACTCTAAACTTTAGACCGCCTTCAAATCTGTTCCCAAATCTTATAGCTTCATTATAGAGGTCCATTGTTTCCCGGGCTTTCCCGGTAATATTAAAAGTGTCGACTGTCATATACGACCACTGCATGCCGCGGGAGTTATATGGAATTATCTTAAGACTTCCCGCATCGTATGCAATTCCCGATGATGCATCAAATCCGAACTTCCAGGCGGTAGTCTGTATTTTGCTTCCATCTGTCGAGCTACCGATATTGTAGGCATGTTTTCCGAAAAATAATCCGGATTGTTTTTCAAAAGGGGCTCTCCATGGATTGGATGTAGTGCTTGAATAACCGAGCTTTGCCTCTATCGAGCCGGTATTTGCAATCGACCCGGGTAATCCGAAGTATGTGTTCTCTGCCATTCCGTATGACAGGGAGATGTATGGCTTTTTATGACTCCAGCCAAAATCAAATGTCCAGTCGTCAAATTCCCACCAGTCGTCATTTTGGGCAAAAGCCATGGAACTTGTTAAAACTGTAAAAAGAAGTACTAATCTGTATTTCATTGTTGTTATTCTCCAAATTTAAAATCTGCACTGCAAAATTATCAATATTAAGTGGTTAATTCGAAATATTGTGATGCCCGATTTTATTTTTTGACAAGCGGTAGTTATTATTGCCTGACATTTTTTGAGGAGTTTTATGAAGCATGTAAGTTTTCTTCTTTTGGCTGTTTTGGTGTTGCCGGCATACCCCCAGTCTGTTTTTCACCAGGTGATGAAAACAGAACTCGCCTTTTCCGCACTTAGTGTGAAATCCGGTATAAAAACATCATTTCTTGCATTTCTTTCCGATTCGTGCAAGATGTATGACGAAGATACGCTCGTTGATGGTAAACCCCTCTATGAAAAGAGAAGCGGTGAGGAGAAGAACACTCTGGTTTGGTATCCGGATCATATAATTGCCCCAGAAGACGGGGAGATTGCTTTTTCGACGGGTGTATATAACCTGAAAAGGAGAAGTGACAGTTCAGTCATTTCCAGCGGAAGGTTTTACACCGTCTGGAAAAAAGAAGGAACTGATTACAAGGCAATATTTGACGGAGGCAATGAGACCGATGATAAATTTCAACCGTTCGATGAAAAAAATGTAAGGCACATTGCAGTTTCGCAAAAGGAAAAATCAACTCCCGGTTTCGACGGCTTTTACAAAGACTTTATAAACCGCCTCTACGGAGGAAAACTCGATGGAAAAGATATTTCAGATGGTTTCGTTGGAATAATTAACGGGAAAAGTCATAAGGAAGCAGAAGGGCTGCTAAATGCACTTAAAGAGTTTCGAAATGTCTCCAAAGTCAAGGAATTGAAAGATTTTTCTTCAAAATCAGGAAATCTTGCCGTCAAAGTGGGGAGCTTTGTATCGGTCAAATTTGCCAGACCGGTAATGTTTCTTGCGGTTTTTACGCTTCAAAAAAACGAATGGAAGCTTGATACAATTTCAATATCTCTCTGATTTTTCCGTTTTTGAAACCCGCAATTTAATTGAAGGATGACAGGGCGGTATTCCCGTCATCCTTCAACCTTCTATTCAAACTGATTACCATGAAAGACTACAAAGTTTTTGAGGTTCCGAGTTTATTGTTTTTATAGTCAAATTCCGAACCCATGGCACTGTGAGGAATGTAATACATCGCCAGAAGTACGATCAAAGCTACAATTCCCAGCCAGTAACGGGGTTTTTTAATACTGAAAACCCACGCTCCCAGCCAGAACAGGAAGGAAAAGAGCAGTTTGTTGTCGGTCAAATCCCATCCAAAGGGGATTCCCGACCAAAAGACTCCGAATGCATATTTTTGCACAACAGGACCCAGTATCAGCCCGCCGATGAAGAGAACCATCGTGGTAATCAGGGCAAATTTTGTAAATGACGGGTGCTTCAGATAAGCATAAAATCCCGTTATATTCGACATGAACATCCCGGCAAACATAAAGAGAACATGAAC
The sequence above is a segment of the Bacteroidota bacterium genome. Coding sequences within it:
- a CDS encoding PAS domain S-box protein, yielding MNILKEKLLKYRIAIILGTVAVCISIVFGFLHYNNEKKDVIKRKYSELQAITDYKMDMILTWLKERTNNAKFFRSSPLMGSELYQLQQTPGDSSIRAKLVERFGRVKTNFGYQDIIVIEESGQIMVKTDLSRSSEAELQHEIKDIDTSKIISFTAIYKSRSDSNYRFDFIVPLDKRGNSKRLFLVFRTNPAIHLFPILTKWPVSSPTGESIISTTHGDSVTYLSPLKFMEDAPLNLKVSNQIEDRPVVKGSKGFEGSFKGVDYRGKEVLSVIKIIRETNWIFTAKVDVEEVVSNIEKDTILLSATIGLSLMTLFISLGYYFSSKNSRYLSTILKKEQELNKIGQEYKTIFYSIGDGVITTDPDGKIRQMNQNAEQLTGWSLDSVRGENIETVFHILDDATRHHAKNPVEEVIKTGDVVKSVEYTLLNTKTGEEIPISHSASPIHNLETGEVTGVVLVFKDRTEIRNREKQLALSEEKFSKAFYTSPDAIMITELVSSRIVDYNQGLLEITGHAEEEVTGNTALNLRLLPTPEYRNRLAEHIMQKGSATNIQIEFKHKDGRTKYGLMSASVIELNGMKYFISITRDITDRVHLEKELMEAKDRAEEANRAKSSFFANMSHELRTPLHGVMGFTEVLKDMVTDEEILSVVESILRSGVRLMGTLNLILDLARVESGKEEVEEEKLRLASVVEEDFESFRAFAEGKGLAFRIVHSDPEAGVIADRRLLDSIVNNLVNNAIKFTHRGEVKIETGVLEIDGDKKALIKVSDTGIGIPEDAQSLIFDEFRQASEGYGRQFEGTGLGLSIVKKYIDLLGGNIELQSRLGFGTVFTITLPWCEIENRSKTMQVDEINTGKNENKTTTEGRKRILFVEDDDASIWFTTKVLESDYDIETYRSAEKALKQLGDKDFDAFLLDINLGRGISGIDFVQKIKDDPKYSKIPKVAITAYAMSGQEDIFIKHGFSHYLAKPFSKAELKEFVDSVFSHDSGDQN
- the rpiA gene encoding ribose-5-phosphate isomerase RpiA, which translates into the protein MTKTDTLKELAALASLKYVKSGYKVGLGTGSTVKFALEHLANNLKNGTLKNIEGIATSSATEKIATELGIPLITFSRVTTLDIYIDGADEVDGAFDMIKGGGGALIREKIVAQNSGLRVIIVDESKLSEKIGERWAVPLEVFPMAAAVEAEYLKTLNAVSQLRLDASGDPYITDNGNYILDTNFGEIPDANKLSKLLDSRAGIAGHGIFHNLADVIIVASEVGVNEIRFGEIHKFDSLFKALKYMRSN
- a CDS encoding response regulator → MKRILVVDDEESNILILKTVLADCGYQIFKANNGEEALRLHQAEPFDMIITDWMMPLMDGIILTSTIRLHRIGSPVIILITSLAIEGARERAMMCGADFYLQKPLVPDVVRNMVSNGFKRQESGNVKIRIPEATAIRQSVPFSAVGIAASTGGPAVLVEFMKTLTLDSRLSYFIVQHGPDWMIETFAKSLANLTKHEIILPDERQPVKPGKIYLAPGDFHLTIESNSLTFRLEDTPLINFVRPSADPLFYSIANSFGIKSMGVVLSGMGCDGSAGAAKIKSVGGQVFVQDPAEAVVPSMPQATLDLEAGIRSYKAGEINDQIRNRLRQISSIAYT
- a CDS encoding lytic transglycosylase domain-containing protein; protein product: MQKILNFSTLLLIALFLSGSKITDTPKPWVFNPVLPSEITVFGERVPLEDPEVRERVENEIILMSRQEHLMLRYFKRSGKWFKKFDEILTREGVPTDFKYLAVVESGLDNLVSSAKAAGFWQFLDETGRQFGLKINQEIDERYDPEKSAMAAVRYLKMAKGKFGTWAAAAGSYNCGMGGMETRIASQKTRGYYDLLLPDETMKYVPRIAAMKLIFEDPAKYGYIVNENDYWKPNAGREIQITETISDLAAYAVQNGTTYKTLRYLNPWIRGTKLTAAKGSPVTIKLP